The following are encoded in a window of Rosa chinensis cultivar Old Blush chromosome 4, RchiOBHm-V2, whole genome shotgun sequence genomic DNA:
- the LOC112198241 gene encoding lupeol synthase: protein MWKLKIAEGGPWLRTLNNHVGRQHWEFDPDAGTPEERAEVERVREEFTRNRFRIKQSADLLMRMQLTKENPSGPIPAAIKVKGIEDITEKTVTATIRRSLGFYSSLQAHDGHWPAESAGPLFFIQPLVIALYVTGALCAVLGPEHQKEIIRYIYNHQNEDGGWGLHIEGHSTMFGSALSYIALRLLGEGPDDGEGMAVARARKWILDHGGAVGIPSWGKFWLTVLGVYDWSGCNPLPPEFWLLPNMSPIHPGKMLCYCRLVYMPMSYLYGKRFVGQITGLVRSLRRELYTEPYFDINWTKARNTVAKEDLYYPHPLVQDMLWGFLHHVAEPILARWPFSILRKKALEVAIEHVHYEDENSRYLCIGSVEKVLCLIACWVEDPNSEAYKLHLARIPDYFWIAEDGLKFQSFGSQMWDAAFAIQAILSCDLNEEYGTTLRKAHDFVKASQVRENPGDNFAAMYRHISKGAWTFSIHDHGWQVSDCTSEGLKVALLLSQMPEKLVGEGMERECFYDAVNVILSLQSISGGFPAWEPQRAFRWLEKFNPTEFFEDTLIEREYVECTASAVQGLALFRRLYPNHRRKEIDSCISRAIRYIEETQNPDGSWYGCWGICYTYGTWFGVGALASCGKKYQNSPILRKACAFLLSKQLPDGGWGESYLSSQNKVYTNLEGNRANLVHTAWALLSLIDAGQGDVDPTPIHRGIRVLINSQMEDGDFPQQEITGVFMRNCTLNYSSYRNIFPKWALGKYRRRILMLKS from the exons ATGTGGAAGCTGAAGATTGCGGAGGGAGGACCCTGGCTAAGGACACTAAACAATCACGTGGGTCGACAACACTGGGAGTTCGATCCAGATGCCGGAACACCAGAAGAACGAGCCGAAGTAGAGAGAGTTCGTGAGGAGTTTACGAGAAACCGCTTTCGGATCAAACAAAGTGCTGATCTTTTGATGAGAATGCAG CTTACTAAGGAAAACCCTAGTGGACCAATTCCTGCAGCAATTAAAGTGAAGGGAATAGAGGATATAACAGAGAAGACAGTGACAGCAACAATAAGAAGGTCTCTCGGCTTCTATTCCTCCCTCCAGGCCCATGATGGCCATTGGCCTGCTGAATCCGCCGGTCCCTTGTTCTTCATTCAACCTTTGGTTATAGCGTTGTACGTTACTGGAGCATTGTGTGCCGTTCTAGGACCTGAACACCAGAAGGAAATTATTCGTTACATCTACAATCATCAGAATGAAGATGGAGGTTGGGGACTACACATAGAAGGTCATAGCACGATGTTTGGGTCAGCGCTAAGCTACATTGCGTTGAGGCTGCTAGGAGAGGGTCCTGATGATGGGGAAGGCATGGCCGTGGCAAGAGCCAGGAAATGGATTCTTGATCATGGTGGTGCGGTTGGAATTCCATCTTGGGGAAAGTTTTGGCTTACG GTACTTGGCGTATATGATTGGTCAGGGTGCAACCCTTTGCCCCCTGAGTTCTGGCTTCTACCAAATATGTCCCCTATTCATCCAG GGAAGATGTTATGCTATTGTCGGTTGGTGTACATGCCTATGTCATACTTATACGGGAAGAGGTTTGTTGGCCAAATCACCGGATTGGTTCGATCACTGAGACGAGAGCTCTACACTGAGCCATACTTTGACATTAACTGGACTAAAGCCAGAAACACTGTTGCAAAG GAAGATTTGTATTATCCACACCCCCTGGTGCAAGATATGCTGTGGGGATTTCTTCACCATGTTGCTGAACCAATTCTGGCTCGTTGGCCCTTTTCTATCCTGAGAAAGAAGGCCCTAGAAGTAGCAATCGAGCACGTACACTATGAAGACGAGAACAGCAGATATCTTTGCATTGGAAGTGTAGAAAAG GTGTTATGTTTAATTGCTTGTTGGGTCGAAGATCCAAATTCGGAAGCGTACAAGCTTCACCTGGCTAGAATACCAGATTACTTTTGGATCGCTGAAGATGGCTTGAAATTTCAG AGTTTCGGTAGTCAGATGTGGGACGCAGCCTTTGCAATTCAGGCAATACTCTCTTGTGACCTAAATGAAGAGTATGGGACAACACTTCGAAAAGCGCACGACTTTGTGAAGGCTTCACAG GTTCGAGAAAACCCTGGTGACAACTTCGCAGCCATGTACCGACACATATCTAAAGGCGCATGGACATTCTCAATACACGACCATGGTTGGCAAGTCTCCGACTGCACTTCAGAAGGACTAAAG GTTGCACTCTTGCTCTCGCAAATGCCAGAGAAACTAGTTGGGGAAGGAATGGAAAGAGAATGTTTTTATGATGCTGTGAATGTCATTCTTTCTTTACAA AGCATCAGTGGCGGTTTCCCTGCTTGGGAGCCTCAAAGAGCATTTCGTTGGTTGGAG aAATTCAACCCCACAGAGTTCTTTGAAGATACTCTTATTGAACGAGA GTACGTAGAATGCACTGCATCAGCAGTTCAAGGTCTAGCACTCTTTAGAAGATTGTATCCCAACCATCGAAGAAAGGAAATAGACAGTTGCATATCAAGGGCAATTCGTTACATTGAAGAAACACAGAACCCTGATGGTTCATG GTACGGATGCTGGGGTATTTGCTACACATACGGTACCTGGTTTGGTGTAGGAGCACTAGCATCCTGTGGGAAGAAGTACCAGAATAGTCCCATATTGCGCAAAGCCTGTGCATTTTTGCTATCAAAGCAGCTACCCGATGGTGGATGGGGAGAGAGCTACCTTTCCAGTCAAAATAAG GTTTATACAAATCTAGAAGGCAACCGCGCTAATCTGGTACACACCGCATGGGCTTTATTGTCCCTCATCGATGCCGGGCAG GGTGATGTAGATCCAACCCCCATTCATCGTGGAATAAGGGTTTTGATCAATTCACAAATGGAGGATGGTGACTTCCCTCAACAG GAAATTACTGGAGTATTCATGAGAAATTGTACACTAAACTACTCCTCATATCGTAATATCTTCCCGAAATGGGCTCTCGGGAAGTATCGCCGACGCATTCTGATGCTTAAATCTTGA